The following is a genomic window from Deinococcus arcticus.
GCGCGCCGTGGCGTTCATTTGTGCGCACCCGGATCTCTGTCCTGTACCAGCTGGTCGAGCGGGGGACCATTGATCGAACAGCGGCCCAAGCCATGGCCTCGCTGCTGGATGAGTTTTCGCATATTGAAAGGATCCGGAAGTATCCCCAAAGCACGTTTAAGCAGTTTCAAAAGTACAGCCGCGCGGCTCGACTCGTTCCTCCATTTAAGAAGGTTAAAAAGAACATCTGCCCAGCGCGACCTGTTCCTCCATTTGTCGCGTCCTCACCCCTTGAGCAGCCTCTTGCGATTTGGGAAAAGGCCTGTCGGGCTGAAAACTGGAAGGCCCTGCTGACTTCTGTCGGATTCATTGGTCTGGTGGTGTCGGTGTTCGTTTTCTCGGTCACCCTTGCGGCCAGTGTGGTGTCCTGGTCCACCGCACCGTTTGTCGACCCCATCGACTTCTGGCGGGCCGAAGGGCTGGGCCGGAGTGTCGCGCAGGTCATGTTTGGTCTCCTGCTGGCCAGTCCGCTGAACGGCTTTCTGGCGGAGTATTTCGGGGACGTCGCGTATTGGGGCACCTACGACGAGAACGACACCAAGTATGAAAAACGCCGCGCCGTTCTGGAACTGTGCACGGAAACGCTGGAGGTCATTGTCCAGGACCCCAAATGCGAACGTGTGGTCATTGCCGCGCACAGCCTGGGTTCCCGGGTCACGTATGAGTCACTGCTGTACATGAATTACCGCCGCCTGCAAGACAATGGCAACGATGAAACGGCGGCCGCAGACGAGCTGGCGAAAATCAAGCACCTGATCACGTACGGCTCACCGATTGACAAGATGCATTACTTCACGGAGAGCAGGAGTGGCTTTTCACGCCATTACGAACGGACGTACAACAAGCTGACGGGTGACGCCTCCAAGCTGCCCTTCAAGAAGAACGGCGTTCCCAATATTCTGTGGGTCAATTTTCATACAGCAGGCGACGCCATTTCTGGCCCAATTGAAACCCCGAATGATCTCGAAGATTTCACGCCCATGATCTTTAATGTTCCGGTCGTCAACTACGACAATATCAACATGGGCAAGAATCACACCGGGTACTTCGACAATAACGCGGTGGTGGGCTGGTTGCACCGCGTCATCACGGAAACCGCCCTGGACCGGGACCCCCTGGGCAACGTCGAGCCGCAGCTTCCAGACACGCCTGAGGGCGTGCATGAGTATGGGCAGCGGGCAGCCCGGATGTACCGGGGCCTTCTCGCGTACCCTGTGGCAGTGCTCGCCGCACTGGGTATGGGCGGCCTGGGTGTGCCGGCCCTGGCTGGCCTGGCCTGGGCGATGAGCGCGGCGCTGCTGGGGGTCATGGTGTGGAACATTGCCGGGCACGCGCCCCGCCACGCCAACCCCTTTTTGCCACCTCCGCCAGAGACCGCAGACGCACCGCAACCCTGAAGCAGCAGGGCAGCGGCCGTTGTGGGGCTCTGCTGTGCGGCAGCGGCGTTTGCTGTTCCACTTGGTGGCCGAGGCAGAGGGCGCTGCGTTGTCCCCTGTTTCCAGAATCAAGGCTGTGGTGGCCCAGAGAGGCAGACAGGCCGGTTCAGGTTCACGGAGCACTAGATACGTCACGGTGTTCAGCAGGGCGAGCGGGAGAGGCCCAGTAGAGGGGCCAAGTCGTGCGGATTTCAACGGCCAGAACCGGCGGTGCGCGCACTGCACGGCCACCGCGGGCAGCTGCTGACCGTCTGCACCGCGACAGGGCACCGTATTGCGGGGCGGGCGGCAGAGCGCCACAGCCAAAGCGCGGGCCGTGCAGGCGCTGGTCAGGGTCTGGCATATTGCGTCATGAGGACCCGACGCCCCACTGCTCCGGGCGTTCAGTCCTGGGGGACCGGTGCACGGCACCGGTGAGCAGCTGCCGTACCCTGGTAGGCCAATGCGGTGCGGCTTCCTGATGCCAGCGCAGGGGGCGTGTTGGCAGTGGAACGGGGCTGGTCGCGTGCCGGGCCTCACCGTAGCAAGAATGGACGACCGACCAAACGCTGGTGGTGGATGCCAGCCCCCTGAACTGCTGGACCTGCATGTGCAAACCGGCCCACCCAAGCCCGAGTGGCTGCGACCAAGGAGAAAGGCGACCCGAAAAAGGTCGCCTTTGATGGTGAACAAGATACGGCGGTATGCACGGGCACGCCAGGACATACAGCACAATCACGTTCAGAAGTCCTCGACCTCATGCTGGACGTCGTTTTCTTCCATCGCCACATACCGCCGGGTCGTGTCCACGGACGCGTGGCCGAGAAACGGGCAATCTTCCGCTGGGCTACCAGTACCTCGTCACGAAGCTCTCCAACGGAAAAACGCTGCAACTGGCGTACCAGCCAAATGGCAGGCGCGGCCCCGTCCCGAAGCTTTGAGCCGATGAAGCAGGAAACTGGCAGCCGGACGGCCTGACGTTCAAAGAAGGTGATCTGAGCCGGGACTACCACGTGGCCCAACCCACGGAGTACAACGCGAACAATCCCCCGCCCATGCCCGGATCCGGCTTAACGAACAACCATCACCTCTGGCCAGACAACGTCATGCGCAGCAATCCATTTTTCCAGGAGGGTTTCCGCCGGGGGCTGATCTCGCCCGACCGGGGAGCGAACATGCTGACCCTGGCCAAGAGCACAGAGGCCCTGAAGATCCTCCGGCAGAAATTCCCGAGGCTGACGTTCAACGACATCCTGCACGCCACCAGTCATCCCAATTACGATGATCTCGTCAGCAGTTGGTACCGAAGGGCCTACCCAGAGCTCCTCAAAACCGTGGGGGTCAAGCCTGGTACGGCTCCACAGCATCTAGCGGACGCGCAACTCCTCAAAATTCGGGACGGGCTTGATCAACTGGTGCAGGATCAGTTCAAGAAGCCGGGTCCAGAGTTGCTGAACATCATCAGGAATGACTCTCTGTCCCAGATGCCGACTCCAGGAGATAGCCGTGAAGCATAGCGCCGTTATTTGGCAAACTCGTGCGGATATTACAGGCATCATTCAGCGGAAGGGGCTCAATTACCCTGACGAAAGCCCGGAGGTTCAGATTTACCTCTGCGAGCATGACTTGGTTGAGGATCAAGACTCCTATTTTCCAGCCGATTTCTATGCACTTGCACAGACGCTGACGCCCCCCTTCTATGGAGTGACTTACCTTCAGAACATCTGGGGTGAGGACTGCCTTCCGGCCAGCCTCCTCGTGCCTCTGTTCAATCTCAAGTCACTGGAGGTCTTGCGGCAGCAGGCGCCTGGGATGTTCCACGAATACCCCGTTTTCGTCATGGAGCTGCCCATGGGCTTCCGCTTACCCTCGGCCCGCGCCATGATGGCCCACCCGGACGTCAAGGTGGCGGCCGATGGGTACGCCGTGATCAACCCAGCCCAGCACCTGCACCGAACGGTGGCACGTGCCAGGCTCACAGAAGACGTCATCACGTTGGAGAGCGAGCAGGCGATCCCCCCCCTGTTCCGGTCAGGCGACGCTCTTTATGTTCGAGATGACGTGAAACGCGCCTGCGAAGCAGCGGGTCTGTCCGGCCTTGAGTTCAACGCGGCACTTGGTCTCTCTGAACTCACGACCCCAGAAAATGCGATCACTTTGGCACCGCCTGGAACCTAATGCCGAGATGCATATCGGCCGCGACAAGCTGAGTCCTGAGGTAAGAAACGCCGTGGCCACTACGCCCGAGGCCAGGAGGGCGGCAGCCTTGCAGCCCAGAAATGAAGGGGACTGTTTGCATGGTCGCCGCTGTGCTGGCCTCTTGCGCACTGACGGGCCGATAGATGGAGAAAACGGAGGGGCCAGCTATGCGGCAGACGCAGGCCCCCGGTGACCTGGACCTGACCCCATCACGTGTGTCGAGTAGCCTTCAAGGCCGATCTCACGAATGAGTGCTGCCACATCTTGGAAGGGCCTTCCTGGGCTTCCTACGAGCGAGCCGAAAAAATCTCGTCCTGAACGCCGAAAAATTTCCATAAATTATGCCAGTAGAAAAGTAAAATGATAATTTTGCCTACGGGCAGAATATGTGTAACGAGTGGCTTCGGCGTGTCGCCGCTGCTGCCTGGACTCCGCCAGCTGTCGCTCCACGGTGACAGCAAACGCCCATACCGGAGATGGGCCTTCGGCACGGGCGGCCCTCCCCGGCCAGGATGCGTCAAACGGCCTGTCTGGCCTCCGTCAGTCGGCGCTGCGCCCAGGCAGGTTCGGGTGGCTACACTTCATCTGAAGAGGCCCACTGATGACGACTCCTGACCTGCGCCGCACCCTCCACGCTTCCCTGGATCGCCGCGTGCGCCCGGAGGACCTGCTCACGCCGATTACGCAGCTGATGGCCGATCAACTGAGCCCGGCCGATCGGCAGCGCCTCCTCAAGGCGCAGCGGCAGGCGCGGGGGGCGGCTTCATCCCACTGGAGCAGCATGCCCGCCGACTTCCGCCGGCCGGCCGCCCCAAACCTTCAGGTCGCCGGCGCGCTGTTCGCTGCGCCGCTGCCGCCGACCGACGAGCCCGGCGTGGTGGCGCAGCTGGGCCAGTATCTCGGTCAGGCCAGTGCTGAGATTCACAAGCAGGTGGGCGAGAGTGATTTTCAGCGTGACCGACTCAACCGGGACGCGCGGGCGGCGGCGGGCCTGGACCTCAGCCGGCGCCAGTACAACAAACGCTTCCGGCTGGTTCAGCGCCTCGAGCGCAAACAGGCGACCCTCGCGCGGGAACTGGAGAAGCGGGCGCTGACCTTGATCAGCAAGTCCAGGCTGGCCTCCGAGCTGCCGTTTTCGGTGTTTGCACGTGATGACGCCAGCGCGGCCTTCATCGCGTACTACACCGCCCGCTGCCATGTGCGCAGCGAGTTCACCAATACGGCCCAGGTTCGCCCGTATGACGGTGTGGCAGACCTGCTGTTCCGGCATTGCCGCCGCGCCGCCACGACGAACTGGTGGGCGATTGCCCACGTGTACCCAGACCCGGAGGTGCTCCGTCACCTCTCCGAAGCGCAAAAAGGCCAGCTGCTGGGCCGCTGCTGTGCCGTGCTCGAGCGCACCGCCACGTTGATGCAGGAGGTATGGGCGCGTTCGACCTTTGACCGGGACACGATGATTGTGCGCCGGGGCAATGACAGCAGCACCTGGAACCTGCTGGCTGGCGCCTGGAATCAGGCGCGGGACGGCTGGATGAACCTGCTGTACGCCCTGGACCTGGATGAACTGCTGGACGCGGTCTGCCCAGGCAAGGCCATGCGGCTCATGGCGGCGGACGTCGCCTGGTGGCATCAGCACAGTGGCGGGCAGCTGGACCCGAACACCCAGGTCTGGGCCCGCCTGCCCCTGCCATGGACGGTCCTGGCTGGTGAGGCTCCCTGCACGCGCCGCACGGTGCGGCAGCTTTGCCTGGACCTGGGGCTACATCCGGAACAGAGCGGTTGGATCGCGCCGCGCACGCGCGCGCGCGTGGCTCCCTTCCGCCTGACCCCGGAACTGGTGCATGGGGTGACGGTCAGCAGCCCTGGCCTGGCCCGGGTGCTGCGCCGCGCGGGGGTCTTCAGTGGACGGCCCCTGCGCCAGGTGGCGGATGACACCTTGGGGACAGATCAGGCAGAGTAGAGACGGGAACGGTGGTAGCTCAGTGGTAGAGCGGTCGGCTCTCTTACCGACTGGACGCAGGTTCGAGCCCTGCTCACCTGTTCCCACAGGCTGAGGTCGCCTACCGGCGGAGCGGTCGGCCCGTGCAAGGGCGCAGGTTCGAGTCCTGCCCTCAGAAGCCCCAGGCGTCGCGATTGAGCGACGCCTTTCCACTGTGGGATCAGGGTTGACTGGCCGTGCAAGGCCGCCCTGCGCCAGCCTGCTGCCGCACGGGGAGCTGGCGGATGCTGCCTGCCGTGCGGCCGTCGGCAGACGTTGCTGCTCTGTCCACCGGGAGCCCCACTTGCAGGGGTGTTTTAAGTCAACTGTCACCAAGCGCAAAGTGAAATGGGTGTAGCAAGTTGTTGGGGTAGGGTGACGCGGTGCTGAGTGGTCAAAGGCTCCCTGGCTATCGGTTCCCCCTCGCCGTGATCGGTGACGCGGTTTGGCTCTACCACCGCTTCACGCTCAGCGATCGAGATGTCGAAGAACTGCTGCTAGAGCGGGTAGTCACCCTGACCCGTGAATCCATCCGCACGTGGTGCATCAACTTCGGTGATCTCTTGGCCCAGGGCCTCCGTCACCGAGAACCCCGCCGGGGTTCCCGGTGGCACCTCGACGAGATGCGGGTAGATGTCGGCGGCGTCAAACACTGGTTGTGGCGGGCCGTTGACGAATACGGCGCAGTGCTGGACGTTC
Proteins encoded in this region:
- a CDS encoding AHH domain-containing protein translates to MAQPTEYNANNPPPMPGSGLTNNHHLWPDNVMRSNPFFQEGFRRGLISPDRGANMLTLAKSTEALKILRQKFPRLTFNDILHATSHPNYDDLVSSWYRRAYPELLKTVGVKPGTAPQHLADAQLLKIRDGLDQLVQDQFKKPGPELLNIIRNDSLSQMPTPGDSREA